In a genomic window of Candidatus Dadabacteria bacterium:
- a CDS encoding 5-formyltetrahydrofolate cyclo-ligase translates to MISSHYRGNLMNSREPRKEKQKNSSDCSNHPETAKAKNPSLLKKVPKTLSDQEEATSETDSGSTSANGSRQTSPGNPILEEKNKLRRDLLKKRRDLSPSVSQEKSSLILKVLLSEKAFIDASSVALYFPVNGEVDTLEIFKKCIDLEKKVFFPKTRGSDLVFLRTKNVKELTPGAFAIPEPPEDAEPARSNELDLVLVPGVVFDLSGNRIGYGKGFYDRFLKDIPRRARFGLAYRFQVLKSVPSHETDAKAGRIITEDEAINCLGEKGD, encoded by the coding sequence ATGATTTCTTCGCATTACAGAGGGAATTTGATGAATTCAAGAGAACCGCGGAAAGAAAAACAGAAGAACTCGTCGGACTGCTCGAATCACCCGGAAACAGCGAAAGCGAAGAACCCCTCCTTGTTGAAGAAAGTTCCGAAGACCCTTTCAGATCAAGAGGAAGCAACTTCTGAGACCGACTCCGGCTCCACATCCGCAAACGGTTCCCGGCAAACCAGCCCGGGAAACCCAATCCTTGAGGAAAAGAACAAGCTGAGAAGAGATCTTCTTAAGAAAAGAAGAGATCTCTCCCCATCTGTTTCCCAAGAAAAATCAAGCCTGATTCTCAAGGTTCTTCTTTCCGAAAAAGCTTTCATTGACGCGTCGAGCGTAGCTCTTTATTTCCCCGTAAACGGCGAAGTAGACACCCTTGAGATATTCAAAAAATGCATAGATCTTGAAAAAAAGGTTTTTTTTCCGAAGACCCGAGGTTCCGATCTCGTTTTTCTCAGAACGAAAAATGTCAAGGAACTTACTCCCGGGGCTTTCGCAATTCCCGAGCCCCCGGAGGATGCCGAGCCCGCACGCAGCAACGAACTTGACCTCGTGCTGGTGCCTGGAGTGGTATTTGATCTTTCCGGAAACAGAATCGGGTACGGAAAAGGTTTTTACGACAGGTTTTTAAAAGATATCCCCAGGCGGGCCCGCTTTGGGCTGGCTTACCGGTTCCAGGTGCTAAAAAGCGTTCCT
- a CDS encoding cell division protein ZapA, which produces MKDRIKVVFFGKEYSVVTDAEKDYVMEIVNYLEQKITQAAEGGPTVTVSPPVFLASLEIVDDFFALQREFDEFKRTAERKTEELVGLLESPGNSESEEPLLVEESSEDPFRSRGSNF; this is translated from the coding sequence ATGAAAGACAGGATAAAAGTAGTTTTCTTTGGTAAGGAATACTCCGTTGTTACGGATGCCGAAAAAGATTACGTTATGGAAATTGTGAATTATCTTGAACAAAAAATTACCCAAGCGGCTGAAGGCGGCCCAACAGTAACCGTCTCTCCTCCCGTTTTTCTGGCTTCTCTCGAGATCGTCGATGATTTCTTCGCATTACAGAGGGAATTTGATGAATTCAAGAGAACCGCGGAAAGAAAAACAGAAGAACTCGTCGGACTGCTCGAATCACCCGGAAACAGCGAAAGCGAAGAACCCCTCCTTGTTGAAGAAAGTTCCGAAGACCCTTTCAGATCAAGAGGAAGCAACTTCTGA
- the prfA gene encoding peptide chain release factor 1 — translation MFEKLEELERKFVELERALGDPDISAQQRIKCSKERAELEDVVSVYGRLKEVAEAIEENRKLLDDSELASLAREEVDELSEEKNELEQRLRKLLLPKDPNLGKNVFLEIRAGAGGEEAALFAADLLRMYSRYCENHRWKVETITLNETGIGGIKELVVKIEGREVYAKLRYESGVHRVQRIPSTEAGGRIHTSTATVAVLPEADEVDVEVDERELKVDTFRSSGPGGQHVNKTDSAIRITHIPTGIVVQCQDDRSQQKNRVHAMSMLRAKLYEIEERKRASEISQTRKTQVGSGDRSEKIRTYNFPQGRITDHRIGLTLHKIEGVLGGELDPLLEPLAAHFQAESLKNLSDG, via the coding sequence CTGTTTGAAAAACTAGAGGAGCTTGAGCGCAAGTTCGTTGAACTTGAGAGGGCGCTCGGCGACCCTGACATCTCCGCCCAGCAGAGAATCAAGTGCTCGAAAGAGCGTGCGGAGCTTGAGGATGTGGTTTCCGTTTACGGGCGACTTAAGGAAGTTGCCGAGGCGATAGAGGAAAACCGCAAGCTGCTTGATGACAGTGAGCTTGCGTCTCTTGCCCGCGAGGAGGTCGATGAGCTTTCGGAGGAGAAAAACGAGCTTGAGCAGAGACTCAGAAAGCTTCTTCTGCCCAAGGACCCCAATCTTGGGAAAAATGTTTTTCTCGAGATTAGGGCCGGGGCCGGGGGGGAAGAGGCGGCGCTTTTCGCGGCCGACCTTCTCAGGATGTACTCAAGGTACTGTGAGAACCACCGCTGGAAGGTCGAGACCATAACCTTGAACGAGACCGGGATCGGGGGAATAAAGGAACTTGTGGTGAAGATCGAAGGTCGGGAGGTTTACGCCAAGCTCAGATATGAAAGCGGGGTCCACAGGGTTCAGCGGATACCCTCGACCGAGGCTGGAGGGAGAATACATACCTCAACGGCGACCGTTGCCGTGCTGCCGGAGGCCGACGAGGTTGACGTGGAAGTGGACGAGAGGGAGCTCAAAGTAGATACCTTCAGGTCTTCCGGTCCGGGGGGTCAGCACGTCAACAAAACGGATTCCGCGATAAGGATAACCCACATTCCCACGGGAATCGTTGTTCAGTGCCAGGATGACCGCTCGCAGCAGAAAAACAGAGTTCATGCCATGAGCATGCTCCGTGCGAAACTTTACGAAATAGAGGAGCGCAAGCGCGCAAGTGAAATTTCGCAGACCAGGAAAACCCAGGTCGGAAGCGGCGACAGAAGCGAGAAGATAAGGACCTACAACTTTCCTCAGGGAAGGATAACCGACCACAGAATAGGTCTCACTCTCCATAAGATCGAGGGGGTGCTGGGAGGGGAACTGGATCCTCTGCTCGAACCGCTCGCGGCGCATTTTCAGGCAGAAAGTCTGAAAAATCTCTCGGATGGCTGA
- a CDS encoding dodecin domain-containing protein, whose amino-acid sequence MAVARVTEVIGSSEKSWDDAVQEALDRANKTIRGLTGIEVTKMNARIEDGQITEYRSHVRITFILED is encoded by the coding sequence ATGGCTGTAGCTAGAGTAACGGAAGTTATAGGATCATCCGAGAAGTCATGGGATGACGCTGTGCAGGAGGCTCTTGACAGAGCCAACAAGACGATAAGGGGTCTTACCGGAATCGAGGTAACAAAGATGAACGCCCGTATAGAGGACGGGCAGATTACCGAGTACCGCTCCCACGTCAGAATCACCTTTATTCTGGAGGATTAG
- a CDS encoding diaminopimelate epimerase, which produces MNCFVKSHGLGNDYIVLDSAEIDFDLGKAAIELICHRNYGIGSDGILLLVPPTRGDFGLRILNPDGSEAEKSGNGLRIFAKYLYEKKHASSKTFSIDTPGGLVTAEVEEEDGKVHHVTVEMGGATFRADEIPVDIEKEEVVAERLVLEEGEFDFTAVSVGNPHCVIFFDELKEDLIRELGPEIENHPVFPNRTNVQFAQVISSDSVRILIWERGAGYTLASGSSSCAVAAACVKSGLTNRKLRVLMPGGHLDINVGEDWSITMRGEVEEVFSGILSDDLLHRLKNPSP; this is translated from the coding sequence ATGAATTGTTTTGTAAAATCACATGGGTTGGGAAATGATTATATTGTCTTAGACAGCGCCGAAATAGATTTTGACCTCGGCAAAGCCGCAATAGAACTCATATGCCACAGAAACTACGGCATAGGTTCAGACGGCATACTGCTTCTGGTCCCCCCTACTAGGGGGGACTTCGGGCTAAGGATCCTGAACCCTGACGGAAGCGAGGCGGAAAAAAGCGGAAACGGGCTTAGAATTTTCGCCAAGTATCTCTACGAGAAAAAACACGCTTCGAGTAAAACTTTTTCCATAGATACACCCGGAGGCCTTGTTACGGCCGAAGTCGAGGAAGAAGATGGAAAAGTACACCACGTCACGGTAGAAATGGGCGGGGCGACTTTCAGGGCAGATGAGATACCGGTGGATATCGAAAAAGAGGAAGTGGTAGCGGAGCGTCTTGTGCTTGAGGAGGGGGAATTTGATTTTACGGCCGTTTCGGTGGGCAATCCCCACTGCGTTATTTTCTTTGACGAACTTAAGGAAGATCTCATAAGGGAACTCGGACCGGAGATAGAAAATCACCCTGTTTTCCCGAACAGAACAAACGTCCAGTTCGCTCAAGTGATCTCATCTGACAGCGTTCGTATTCTGATCTGGGAGAGAGGGGCCGGTTACACTCTTGCCTCCGGAAGCAGCTCGTGCGCGGTTGCCGCCGCATGTGTGAAATCGGGTCTTACGAACCGGAAGCTCAGAGTCTTGATGCCTGGAGGGCATCTTGACATAAATGTCGGGGAGGATTGGTCGATCACGATGCGCGGTGAAGTGGAAGAGGTTTTTTCAGGAATACTAAGCGACGATCTGCTTCACAGACTGAAAAATCCCTCGCCATAG
- a CDS encoding amidohydrolase family protein has protein sequence MEKLLLTADVVVPVSSEPIRNGAVVVDQGRIVDVGTSGEMETAHPGLRKIRKPNSIILPGFINAHTHLELSWTRGKIRGFEDFTGWLERLITLKSGGIDESLVEDSMRMGVREVIGSGVTTVGEISSLDFDGRHMLQNSGMRIIAFLELFDRVSKRLSSLEFRSEGLYEERPFPHAPYSCGPEFLDAVFACARENAVAVGIHLGESPDEVSFLKNLPNEFERKIFPLIKKKTFKRPGAETPTRYIDGFLRGEDVRLSAVHMVQVAAEDMEIVQRADIGVILCPRSNVFLNVGKPNLRQMCGYERVGLGTDGLSSNSDLDFFKEIRFLHDIMVEQGIPQSARQAVYFATLGGAKALFIEEKTGSLEVGKSADIICVDHQGETPSHPYSCIVSSKPENLQFSMVGGNFIYRKDSRVCREH, from the coding sequence ATGGAAAAACTGCTTTTAACTGCTGACGTTGTAGTTCCGGTAAGTTCAGAACCGATTCGCAACGGGGCAGTCGTTGTGGACCAGGGACGTATAGTTGACGTCGGGACGTCGGGGGAAATGGAAACCGCCCATCCCGGCTTGCGGAAAATAAGGAAGCCGAATTCCATTATACTCCCCGGGTTCATAAACGCCCACACCCATCTTGAACTCAGTTGGACTAGGGGAAAGATCCGGGGTTTTGAAGATTTTACCGGATGGCTTGAGCGGTTAATAACTCTTAAGTCCGGCGGGATTGACGAGAGCCTAGTGGAAGATTCGATGAGGATGGGGGTTCGCGAGGTCATCGGGAGTGGAGTCACAACCGTCGGGGAAATATCCTCTTTGGATTTTGACGGGAGGCATATGCTTCAAAACTCGGGAATGAGAATCATCGCGTTTCTCGAGCTTTTTGACCGGGTTTCAAAGAGGCTTTCCTCGCTTGAATTTCGAAGCGAAGGTCTTTACGAGGAAAGACCTTTCCCTCATGCTCCCTATTCCTGCGGCCCGGAATTTCTCGATGCGGTTTTTGCTTGCGCCCGCGAAAACGCAGTTGCAGTAGGAATTCACCTGGGCGAGAGTCCCGATGAAGTCAGTTTTCTAAAGAACCTGCCCAACGAATTTGAGCGCAAGATCTTTCCGCTTATAAAAAAGAAAACCTTTAAAAGGCCCGGGGCCGAAACCCCGACGCGCTACATAGACGGATTCCTGCGTGGAGAAGACGTAAGACTCTCCGCCGTTCACATGGTCCAGGTAGCGGCCGAGGACATGGAAATAGTCCAAAGGGCCGATATAGGTGTGATTCTCTGTCCCAGAAGCAATGTTTTTCTTAACGTGGGAAAACCGAACCTGCGGCAGATGTGTGGTTATGAAAGAGTAGGGCTTGGGACTGACGGACTCTCGAGCAACTCGGATCTTGATTTCTTTAAGGAGATAAGGTTCCTGCATGACATTATGGTTGAGCAAGGAATACCGCAAAGTGCCCGCCAGGCGGTCTATTTCGCAACTCTCGGCGGAGCGAAGGCCCTTTTTATCGAAGAGAAGACGGGAAGTCTTGAGGTTGGAAAGAGTGCCGACATCATATGCGTTGACCATCAGGGAGAGACCCCTTCTCACCCGTATTCCTGCATAGTGTCTTCAAAACCGGAGAATCTTCAGTTCTCAATGGTGGGGGGAAATTTCATCTACCGCAAAGACTCCCGTGTTTGTCGAGAGCATTAG
- a CDS encoding ABC transporter substrate-binding protein, which yields MKNPCSVLYALLLVCILAFSGCQGNDCADASFCIGVLIPERIFDGSYDSRRQAVVSAVEDINAAGGDIELVFGRDTDRSFDSDALRDVLNSGVDGIIGPTTSADSVNLVDDFARAKMVAISPSASSVEISTFADDGYFFRAIPSDAFQAPILAKLIKQAGGKRAAILFRDDSYGRNLKDGLVESLKQAGVSSLEPIEYGEGPEAAVNAVVSAVNAEVNPVDSVVLALFREGGANLMASMLKRKELKGKVKYYGADSLSIESFAEIVVALDPEALSLEDMEGFVTTIAGPDPCRLEDRKEIFDEAGRYARQIYDAVALMKLASIKSASSDPAVYVREIIGVSRGGTKCRTYAECAGFLTDGDSNNDDIDYHGFSGELDFDANGDVTKGFYYVHTYDDMGGRPDPALVDLEGNPAGECKADN from the coding sequence ATGAAAAACCCCTGTTCAGTTCTGTATGCTTTGCTCTTGGTCTGCATTCTCGCTTTTTCAGGCTGTCAAGGCAATGACTGTGCCGACGCTTCTTTCTGCATAGGGGTGCTTATCCCCGAGAGGATTTTTGACGGCAGCTATGACAGCAGACGACAGGCGGTAGTTTCGGCTGTAGAAGATATCAATGCCGCGGGCGGTGATATAGAACTTGTTTTTGGCCGCGACACTGACCGTTCTTTTGATTCTGATGCTCTGAGGGATGTTCTAAACAGCGGGGTCGACGGAATAATAGGTCCGACTACTTCTGCCGATTCCGTGAATCTTGTGGATGATTTTGCCAGAGCGAAGATGGTCGCGATATCACCCTCGGCCAGTTCGGTTGAAATAAGCACTTTCGCTGATGACGGTTACTTCTTCAGAGCTATTCCATCGGACGCATTCCAGGCACCCATACTTGCGAAACTGATAAAGCAGGCCGGGGGAAAACGCGCGGCCATACTGTTTCGTGACGACAGTTACGGAAGAAACCTTAAAGACGGTCTTGTCGAATCCCTTAAACAAGCGGGAGTAAGCTCACTTGAGCCGATTGAGTACGGGGAAGGTCCCGAGGCGGCAGTGAATGCCGTGGTCAGTGCGGTAAATGCCGAGGTTAATCCTGTGGACTCCGTGGTTCTCGCGCTGTTCCGTGAAGGGGGAGCGAACCTTATGGCCAGTATGCTGAAGAGGAAGGAACTGAAAGGAAAGGTGAAATACTACGGGGCGGATTCACTGTCAATTGAGAGTTTTGCCGAAATAGTTGTCGCCCTTGATCCCGAAGCACTTTCGCTTGAGGACATGGAAGGTTTTGTGACCACCATCGCGGGTCCAGATCCCTGCAGACTGGAAGACAGGAAGGAAATTTTTGATGAAGCGGGGAGATATGCAAGGCAGATATACGATGCTGTTGCGCTGATGAAGCTTGCATCCATTAAAAGCGCATCTTCGGATCCTGCTGTGTATGTCAGGGAAATCATAGGGGTAAGCAGGGGTGGGACCAAATGCAGAACTTATGCAGAATGTGCCGGATTTCTCACCGACGGCGACAGTAACAACGATGATATTGATTATCACGGTTTTTCAGGCGAGCTTGATTTTGACGCTAACGGCGACGTAACAAAGGGTTTTTACTACGTACACACTTATGATGACATGGGCGGAAGGCCTGACCCTGCTCTCGTTGACTTGGAAGGAAATCCCGCAGGCGAGTGCAAGGCGGACAACTGA
- a CDS encoding ABC transporter substrate-binding protein, protein MEKRIMKLGHSPDADDAFMFYAIASGKVTSEEIDFEHVIEDIQSLNKRATEAQLEVTAISAHGYLSVQNRYRILSCGASMGKGYGPIVVAREKISDLSGKTIAVPGKLTTAYLLLSLYADDFIPVEVPFDEIMEKVLEGEVDAGLLIHEGQLTYEDMGFELLLDLGVMWAEETDLPMPLGLNVLRRDIPRGLDTEVLRVHKESIEYALSNKKEALDYAMRFGRGMSEDTGEKFVLMYVNEWTRNLGESGTGALEYLFKKAHRKGIIAEKPRLDILRD, encoded by the coding sequence ATGGAAAAACGGATCATGAAACTGGGTCACAGTCCTGATGCGGACGACGCGTTCATGTTCTACGCCATAGCAAGCGGAAAGGTAACTTCCGAAGAAATCGACTTTGAACATGTAATTGAAGACATACAGTCCCTTAACAAAAGAGCCACGGAAGCGCAACTTGAAGTCACGGCAATCTCCGCCCACGGATATCTGAGCGTGCAGAACCGTTACCGTATCCTCTCCTGCGGAGCCAGCATGGGGAAAGGCTACGGCCCCATAGTAGTAGCCAGAGAAAAGATTTCCGACCTCAGTGGAAAAACTATCGCGGTACCTGGAAAACTCACGACCGCTTACCTTCTTTTGAGTCTCTACGCAGATGATTTCATCCCCGTGGAAGTGCCTTTTGATGAGATCATGGAGAAGGTGCTTGAGGGAGAAGTAGATGCAGGTCTCCTGATACATGAAGGGCAGCTTACCTACGAAGATATGGGTTTTGAGCTCCTGCTCGATCTTGGAGTGATGTGGGCCGAGGAAACCGATCTTCCGATGCCTCTTGGACTAAACGTCCTTCGAAGGGACATACCCCGCGGACTTGACACAGAAGTCCTCCGGGTACACAAAGAAAGCATAGAATATGCTCTTTCGAACAAAAAAGAGGCTCTTGATTACGCAATGCGCTTTGGGAGGGGAATGAGCGAGGACACGGGAGAAAAGTTCGTTCTAATGTACGTAAACGAATGGACCAGAAATCTGGGGGAAAGCGGAACCGGGGCCCTTGAGTATCTTTTCAAAAAAGCCCACAGGAAGGGAATCATAGCAGAAAAGCCAAGGCTTGATATCCTCCGCGACTGA
- a CDS encoding menaquinone biosynthesis protein has translation MINLGAAPFLNMRPLIYPLEKGVLEHNFNIMYFDPFLLSGNLSEGVVDVAPIPSVEFLRTDDYSILPGLSISSFGKIDSVILKARKKITEIQSVSVDNRSRSSTALLRIVLELFFGLKPEYVKREPGNGFLKGVDAGMLIGNAGLQARYLCTDKSAFAYDLGEIWTKETALPFVYAVMAIKKGDDTTGEGCRCLLSVREEGEKLISEIVDIESRKLGLSREQCLIYLEERIKYDLDDSKIDGLIKYRDLLFELGEIEKKNEIDFYADPSETKPTRRREWKNGS, from the coding sequence TTGATAAATCTCGGAGCAGCGCCTTTTCTTAACATGAGGCCTCTCATTTATCCCTTGGAAAAAGGGGTTTTGGAGCACAACTTCAACATAATGTACTTTGACCCTTTCCTTCTTTCCGGGAACCTGTCGGAAGGAGTGGTGGATGTCGCGCCCATTCCTTCGGTTGAATTTTTAAGAACAGACGACTACTCCATTCTCCCAGGCCTCTCAATATCTTCTTTCGGGAAAATTGACAGCGTCATACTCAAGGCGCGCAAGAAGATAACGGAAATACAAAGCGTATCGGTCGACAACAGGTCAAGAAGCTCAACGGCCCTGCTGAGAATCGTTCTTGAGCTTTTTTTCGGTCTAAAACCCGAGTACGTAAAAAGAGAGCCCGGAAATGGTTTCCTCAAGGGAGTTGACGCCGGGATGCTTATCGGCAACGCGGGCCTCCAGGCACGTTATCTCTGCACCGACAAATCTGCTTTCGCGTACGATTTGGGAGAGATTTGGACAAAGGAGACAGCCCTTCCCTTCGTATACGCGGTAATGGCGATCAAGAAGGGAGACGATACTACCGGTGAAGGTTGCAGATGCCTTCTCTCGGTCAGGGAAGAAGGAGAAAAACTCATTTCGGAAATAGTGGATATAGAATCTCGAAAACTGGGGCTCAGCAGGGAGCAGTGCCTGATTTACCTTGAGGAAAGAATCAAATACGACCTTGATGACTCCAAGATTGACGGACTCATCAAATACAGAGACCTTCTTTTTGAGCTTGGCGAAATAGAGAAGAAAAACGAAATCGACTTCTACGCAGACCCCTCAGAGACGAAACCCACGAGGAGACGAGAATGGAAAAACGGATCATGA
- a CDS encoding deoxyguanosinetriphosphate triphosphohydrolase, which produces MLIRNQTEENEKKLLSPIATLSCESKGRTEPERECDIRTCFQRDRDRIIHSKAFRRLKHKTQVFISPTNDHYRTRLTHVIEVSQIARTISKALMLNEDLTEAIALGHDLGHTPFGHSGEEGLDEVFPGGFKHVLQSVRVVDVLERDGAGLNLTHEVREGIAKHSKGWGKEGIETEENRPITLEGQVTKISDLVAYANHDLDDAIRSGIISPGDIPAEYISVLGETASQRINTMVVDIVEQTIARDEMRILMSEEVFEALLGLRKYLYENVYVSERLLSLHNKSKKVVKELYLYFCQNEKIFRENFCKMPAREGETLERAVCDFIAGMSDLYALSIYQKIFLPSRWTKSQEIWDAYL; this is translated from the coding sequence TTGCTTATACGAAACCAGACCGAGGAAAACGAAAAAAAACTGCTCAGTCCCATAGCGACTCTGAGCTGCGAATCCAAAGGAAGGACGGAGCCGGAGCGCGAATGCGACATAAGGACATGCTTTCAGAGGGACCGGGACAGGATAATTCATTCCAAGGCCTTCAGGAGACTGAAGCATAAAACCCAGGTATTTATTTCCCCCACCAACGATCACTACCGCACAAGGCTCACTCACGTAATAGAGGTCTCCCAGATAGCCAGAACCATATCCAAGGCCCTCATGCTAAACGAAGACCTGACCGAAGCCATAGCGCTCGGCCACGATCTGGGTCATACCCCTTTCGGTCACTCGGGCGAAGAAGGACTCGACGAGGTGTTTCCCGGCGGATTCAAGCATGTTCTCCAGAGCGTAAGAGTTGTGGACGTGCTTGAGCGCGACGGAGCGGGGCTTAATCTAACGCACGAAGTCAGGGAGGGAATAGCCAAGCATTCCAAGGGGTGGGGCAAAGAAGGAATAGAAACCGAGGAGAACAGACCAATCACCCTCGAGGGGCAGGTAACCAAGATCTCCGACCTTGTCGCCTACGCGAATCACGATCTTGATGATGCAATCCGCTCGGGTATCATATCCCCCGGCGACATTCCCGCAGAGTACATCTCGGTCCTCGGAGAAACGGCCTCGCAGAGAATAAACACGATGGTAGTCGACATCGTGGAGCAGACCATCGCAAGGGACGAGATGAGAATTCTGATGAGCGAGGAAGTGTTTGAAGCGCTTTTGGGGCTTAGAAAATATCTCTACGAGAACGTCTACGTTAGCGAGCGACTGCTCTCGCTTCATAACAAATCCAAAAAAGTCGTAAAGGAACTCTACTTGTATTTCTGTCAGAACGAGAAAATCTTCCGCGAGAACTTCTGCAAGATGCCCGCACGGGAGGGTGAGACTCTGGAGAGAGCCGTATGCGACTTCATAGCGGGAATGTCCGATCTTTACGCGCTCTCGATTTACCAGAAGATATTTCTTCCGAGCAGGTGGACAAAAAGCCAGGAAATATGGGACGCTTACCTATGA
- the hisF gene encoding imidazole glycerol phosphate synthase subunit HisF, with product MVSKRIIPCLDVKDGRVVKGIQFVNLRDAGDPVEVAKKYSDEGADEITFLDITASHEKRKTMIDVVERTASEVFVPLTVGGGLRTVDDVRKLLLAGADKVTINTAAITDPEFVRRASDRFGSQCIVVAIDARRRNSGGWEVFTHGGRNPTGIDAVSWAAMMEDFGAGEILLTSMDRDGTEDGYDLVLTRTISETVGIPVIASGGAGQLEHLLEAVEEGRADAVLCASIFHYGKYSINEAKEFLSEKGVLVRLP from the coding sequence ATGGTTTCCAAGAGAATAATCCCGTGCCTTGACGTAAAGGACGGAAGGGTGGTTAAGGGGATCCAATTCGTTAACCTAAGGGACGCCGGAGATCCTGTCGAAGTAGCGAAAAAATACAGCGACGAGGGTGCAGACGAGATAACGTTTCTCGATATCACGGCCTCCCATGAAAAAAGAAAAACGATGATAGACGTGGTCGAGCGGACCGCGAGTGAAGTTTTCGTTCCCCTCACCGTCGGAGGGGGGCTTAGAACCGTGGATGACGTAAGGAAACTTCTGCTGGCCGGAGCGGATAAAGTTACGATCAACACGGCGGCCATAACGGATCCCGAGTTTGTAAGACGGGCTTCTGACAGGTTCGGGAGCCAGTGCATAGTGGTTGCCATAGACGCAAGGAGAAGAAACAGCGGGGGGTGGGAGGTTTTCACCCACGGCGGCCGTAATCCGACGGGAATAGACGCCGTCAGCTGGGCCGCGATGATGGAGGATTTTGGAGCGGGGGAGATACTTCTTACCAGCATGGACAGGGACGGTACGGAGGACGGGTACGACCTTGTACTCACAAGAACAATCTCGGAAACCGTCGGCATCCCGGTTATAGCTTCGGGAGGCGCAGGGCAACTTGAACATCTGCTTGAAGCCGTGGAAGAGGGACGCGCGGACGCCGTCCTGTGCGCCTCGATTTTTCATTACGGCAAGTACTCGATAAACGAGGCCAAGGAGTTCCTCTCGGAAAAGGGAGTGCTTGTAAGACTGCCGTAA
- the hisA gene encoding 1-(5-phosphoribosyl)-5-[(5-phosphoribosylamino)methylideneamino]imidazole-4-carboxamide isomerase yields MFIIPAIDLKNGNCVRLLKGEEGTETVFSTSPSDTAKKWEQCGAEWIHVVDLDGAFRGNPRNFEAVEAIVRSVSSNVQVGGGIRNIATVEKYLEVGIERVIIGTSAFTDRAFLEDICGRFPGKIAVGVDTKGGKIALRGWKETIDTSIAQTMLEFRDIGVSLVIHTNVDRDGTMEGIDTASVKGFLSMCPLPVIVSGGIASPSDLSEIESIGDDNLLGAILGKSLYSGSIDLENSIRRFQ; encoded by the coding sequence TTGTTCATAATCCCCGCAATAGATTTAAAAAACGGAAATTGCGTGCGACTTCTGAAGGGAGAAGAAGGCACAGAAACCGTATTTTCAACCAGCCCTTCCGATACGGCAAAAAAGTGGGAGCAGTGTGGGGCTGAATGGATTCACGTCGTGGATCTTGACGGGGCTTTCAGGGGAAATCCCAGAAATTTCGAAGCGGTAGAAGCAATAGTTCGCTCCGTCTCCTCAAACGTTCAGGTCGGAGGAGGAATAAGAAACATCGCCACCGTCGAGAAGTATCTTGAAGTCGGTATCGAGAGAGTGATAATAGGCACTTCGGCCTTTACAGACAGGGCTTTTCTCGAGGATATCTGCGGGAGATTTCCCGGAAAAATAGCAGTAGGAGTGGATACGAAGGGAGGAAAGATAGCCCTTCGCGGATGGAAAGAAACCATAGACACTAGCATTGCCCAGACTATGCTTGAATTCCGCGATATCGGTGTGTCGCTTGTGATTCACACAAACGTCGACAGGGACGGAACCATGGAGGGAATAGATACGGCTTCAGTAAAAGGCTTTCTTTCCATGTGCCCCCTTCCGGTAATCGTCTCAGGAGGCATCGCGTCGCCCTCCGACCTAAGCGAAATAGAGTCCATCGGGGATGACAACCTGCTGGGGGCGATACTGGGAAAATCGCTTTACTCAGGTTCCATAGATCTTGAAAACAGCATAAGAAGGTTCCAATAA
- a CDS encoding EVE domain-containing protein — protein sequence MNYWLVKSEPFKYSWEEFLQDGWTYWDGVRNYQARNNLKGMKKGDLALFYHSNKGLEVVGISEVIKEYYQDPTTEDERWVVVDLKPVETLKTPVSLKQIKSDERLKDISLVRQSRLSVMGIEKKHFDTIVELGRKSA from the coding sequence ATGAACTACTGGCTTGTTAAATCCGAACCGTTTAAATACTCATGGGAGGAATTTCTCCAAGACGGTTGGACCTACTGGGACGGGGTTAGAAACTACCAGGCGAGAAACAACCTCAAGGGTATGAAAAAGGGCGATCTCGCCCTTTTCTATCACAGCAACAAGGGGCTTGAAGTAGTAGGCATATCCGAGGTTATAAAGGAATACTACCAGGATCCTACTACTGAGGACGAGAGATGGGTCGTAGTGGACCTGAAGCCCGTGGAAACGCTAAAGACCCCCGTATCTCTTAAGCAGATAAAAAGCGACGAAAGACTCAAGGATATCTCTCTTGTAAGGCAGAGCAGGCTTTCAGTCATGGGGATTGAGAAGAAGCATTTCGACACGATAGTCGAGCTTGGAAGAAAAAGCGCATGA